gtataatgaaaacaattttaagaaaaacaactaaggaacaattcaaatcaaagtatcaaaatcaatcaagagaacaaaccttggtctaagtcaacatccaccatcaGAATATTATAACTGATCATCGATGCAAgcatatatcaattcacactttgaatattcaccgttggaactattttcctatttcTCCTTAGTCacagttaattagaaaacaagagATCTAATtaaccctaactactaaacaacctaagacaagcgctaaaggtttaatctagtagcagccttaagaattacagagatcgatgaaactaaacaacacaagcacaagtggttgtatttaatttagtaaagtgttcttcctaagatctaataatttctaatccaacaaatcattaaatcttagTTGCTTCACAaattagagagatcaaacaattacatatttgatatctaacctagcaatagattgcaacaaataataaactagcaggcctcctagtaattaaacgagacaatcatAAAAATAGGCATAAAAGAACAtccgatattcaaagcataaattgaacaataaaaacaaattagatctcataGTTTTATTGATTCCGAGGCTTTAGTTTCCTTCGACtaagtataaaagtttagccaagcaaggccatgatgaaaacttAAGGGAGAAGttagagaagaggggagagagaggcgtgTCTCAAGTCTGATTTTTCCTCCCCCTTTATGCACGTTAATTCCCCCTTTTCCAAGCCTACAagatctcctaaaaatattctaaatattaTCCTAAAATAACAACATCCAAATCAgactaattaaagaaaaatataaaataaataaaatagcgtcctaatataactaggaaagtggtgtttttagCTGGAAATTTCGTGCACTAGATCTGGaaacttccaaaaataaaccGCATCAGATTCGCGTATTAGAATTtcaggcaaaggaacattccaaAATGTCAGTAGTGCAGGTGCAGCAAATTCAAGCCCAATTTCAACCTTGATGCATCACATATctctcaaaacatgaaagttgtagagctttGTCTTGGTGTTCCATAGCATTTTGAATCATCTTAATTGGAGCTcggatgagagagttatgcccagaTTACGATTCGATGTCAAAGTTGTCCAAAATCGCCCAATTAGTTTCGTTTTGCACTAAACTCCTCCATTTGCattctaaatcaaaatataagaataatgtgtacatttaggcaccaaatgAGTGTAAAAGAttaaacattaagggagaaaaatatgacaatttgcattctcatcaatatgttagttatatttttattagggtggttatgtatatatatatacatacaactTTTTTTGCAAGGTCACCCTCACTTAAACATAGAGTTTTAAGTAGAGTTGTatctatcaaaaagaaaaaaaagaaaaaaaaaagagttttaagTATAGctgcaatgaaaaaaaaggcaaacctttgatatttatcaaaaaaatataggCAAGAGGGAATTGAGCTTGAGCAATAAGTTGAATTGGCAAGCATTTATAAGTTTTGTGATCTAGACCCACcattgaaatcttttttttttttttttaacctatcaCTAATAATTTGACACATTACTTGGgtgtttgaaaatttgtgtgtatataAACTTTCTTGATTGGGCCTTCTTAGTTGTGTTCCAgccccaatttttttaaaatgaacatTTTGGTGAGCCCACGTGTGAAGGGATAGtctaatttagtaattttgtaaGTTGAGAATATTAGTTGTAGGAGTGTGCAAAAAACCAACGAATCGAAAAAACTGACTGAAATCGACTGAACCTTTgccaaaatttcaatttggttcaatttcggtttataatttttaaaaaccaaaaatttcaatttagtttCGGTTTCAGGTTTGAATACATCGAACCGATCGAAACCGAACCgaacatattataatatattttacataaaatttttaatataaagtctatatatatttattattatttttttttaaaggtgggCCACTAGTTTGTACATTAGTTGGGGCTCCAGccctttcattttattttaaaacattaggCCCATTTgggcattatatatatatatatatatatatttatatatattgtgatcAGATTAGATCAAATCCGGCCTTTATTCTAtgattctttaatttctttccatttaaacattgttatttaaaagttaaaatccATTAGATTAACTAATCACGATTAAACTAAGTAAATTTCTATTAAACTAAAACTAATtatactataaaaataaaagttagaaaACCCTACCCAGCCACACTTATCTCtgtcactctcactctctctgttTTCTGTAGAGGTTTCTCTATTTTCTCACAACAATGGCTTCCTCTACTTTGGTGACTCTCATGCTTCTCACCTTGCTAGCCACCTCGGCTCTCACTCAGGCTCCAGGATCCGCACCAGCCTCGTCACCAATCAAGTCTCCATCTCCGACTTCTTCTCCACCGTCTCATGCTCCCGCTCCCACCTCAAAGCCACCGACTCCCTTTTTGGCTCCAACTCCATCCGCCACTCCTCCGTCGCCTTTCTTCGCTCCGTCAACTTAGCCTCCGGCTCCTCCCCCTCCAATGCGCCGACCGGTACTCTCTCTCACAGACGGCAGCACACTCCACTCTCCAGTCCCTCTCTCTCATGGTCTTTGCCTCTACCGCCGGCCTCCCCACAGTCCCTCTTGTTTGGATGGTTagaaaatttatccaaaaaaacacatataGACTATCATGCTGCTTCAGTGCTTCTTCtccgttcttttttttttttgggtctctGATCTGTTTGGTTCTAAGAAATTGGAAGCAACCGAAAACCGCACTTCAAACCGACTGAACTGAACCGATTACACCCCTAATTGGTTGTCTAGCTAGTTTTattgttaaagaaaaaagaagccaCATTAGGGAGATAGGTTTCAGTTGTGGACACCCCTAATTGGTTGTCTAGCTAGTAATTACCAAACTTACTGTCAGCTATTTatatttgtaagttttatttgagcattttatttatttactttgttAAATTGTCAGGTATTGAAATTGTTGTTAATAGACCAACATGGATACCAAGTAAATCATCCATTTACCGCCAATATTGTTGCTGTGGTGCAGAGCTACCGAGCAAATCCGGGAAAGAAATTGATTGGGACCAGGCTTGTTGTGGTTGATCGAGCCTACTACCCGTTATGCTATGTTACATAATGGTCTTCCATTGATAGAAAGGAGATGTTGTGAACAATTTGGAGTTGGATGTGAAGGCCGTGTGCCGATGGGCAAATTTGGTTGCGGATAGATATGTTTCACATCCAGGTGGATACACTCCACATCCCTCGAAATCTTGTTCAAAATAAGGCTTTGAAGGATACATCGATCCACATCCCTCGAAATCTTGTTCAAAATAAGGCTTTGAAGGATACATCGATTGACAAAACCCTGAAGAAGATAAGAGATGAGTTACTTGAGGGAAAGGGTTTTAGTGTCGAGCTTGAATGGGTTAGCAGACACTGTAATGCGGTGGAAAATTCATTTGCAACATGGGTTGTGATATCCAATTTGCAAATGAAGGTGGGGTTGATTTGTCTGGTTTTCTACTTGAGAAGGAGTTCTATGCAATGGACTATCTTAAGTGGATGGGAGAAGGATTTTCTGAGTTTTTTGATGAGGAGACATATTGGATTTGGGATAAGGATGCTGGATTTCCAAAAGGTTTTAGAGATATTTTGCTAAGGACTTTTAGGAATAGAGTCATCATTCCAAGTGAGATTGATGGAAGGCCCACTAGTTTTGAAATCCCACAATTTAACATTGTGGGCCTGATTGGAAAGCAGTTTTTGGATCTCATTCAGGCCCACAATGTTAAATTGTGGGGTTTCAAAGCTAGTGGAACTTCCATCAATCTCACTTGGAATGATGACTCTATTCCTAAAAGTCCTCAGCAAAATATCTCTAAAACCTTTTGGAAATCCAGCATCCTTATCCCAAATCCGATATGTCTCCTCAtcaaaaaaacttagaaaaccCTTCTCCCTTCCACTTAGGATAGTCCATTGCATAGAACTCCTTCTCAAGTATAAAACCAGACAAATCAGCCCCACCTTCCTTTGCAAATTGGATATCACAACCCATGTTGCAAATGAATTTGCCACCGCATTACAGTGTCTGCTAACCCATTCAAGCTCGACACTAAAACTCTTTCCCTCAAGTAACTCATCTCTTATcttctttagggttttgtcaatCGACGTATGCTTCAAAACCTTATTTTGAACAAGATTTTGAGGGGTGTGGAGTGTATCCACCTGGATATGAAAATCTGGATTTCCAAAAGGTTTTAGTGATATTTTGCTAAGGACTTTTAGGAATAGAGTCATCATTCCAAGTGAGATTCATGGAAGGTCCACTAGCTTTGAAATCCCACAATTTAACATTGTGGGCCCGATTGGAAAGTAGTTTTTGGATCTCATTGATGGTGAGATagattttgaacttttttaatttatagaattttaagattttatttattttatatgtttgcATGGTATTtgaccttttttgttttttatttcctaATAGTTATTGCAGAACTTATTTCTGATGAGGAAATTTCAAGCATTGTAGCCTATGAAGCACAGGTGcatttcgggactcgggtgcgggtgcgagTGCGGGTGcaggtgcgggactcggcaatttttgaaaaaggtgggtgtGAGTGCGGcaggactcggcgattaaaaaattattaaaaatatttttacaatatatgtttaatatattgctaagcatactttttcacattatataaacaaataccaaatttaagagcaatagtagataataactaaaacatgatgttcataaattaaatacaatccacaagattgaaactaaaacattccatgatgtttggaaattagaatacaactcataagtttgaaactaaaacaaaataaaagataatcaacaagacaatcaaacacaaagatCATCATCCTCAAGATCAATAGCTTCACTTCGAGCTTCACTTTCACTAGTAGTAGCACTAGTGTTAACATTCCCAATAACTATAGCCTCCAACTCTAGCTCATCAAGTGTAAGAGCTGCATTTTCAAGAATTCCAGCTCTTCCATGCATGTCGCTCTCATTCCAAGAGTCTCCTGCAATATCGTACATCTTTGTTGTTGTATGTATGTACTCTTCATTGCGCCTTGACAAGAGTCGAAGATTAGAATGCACATATACCAAATCCTCAGCGCGTGCAGGagccattttgtttcttttttaaggaatgaatgaatttgtatGTGCTCCAATTTCTCTCAGCACATAAGGATGAGCAAGGTTGTCCAAGAAGTTTAAGGGCAAGGGTTTGAAGAGTTGGAAATGCAGAGCCATGGTATTGCCACCAAACCAAAGGTTGTAAGGTCCACCTATCTATCAAGGCACTTGGTGAAGGAAACCTCCCTCCTGAAAATTTAGCAAACTCAAACTTCACCACCGTTAAGTCATTCTCATCTTCAAAGTATCGCTCCAAACACTTGCTTCTTTCCATAGAAATTTCATGATCCCGATGTGGAGGGATGCGTTTTGGATTCTCTGAAAGCCATTCAATGGAGTAATACCtagttaaagattaaaaaaaaaatatagatgaaACGTGTGTTTTACTAAAAGGGTGAACTAAggaaaatagataataaatgtACTTACTTAGGATTTAAGGAATGAGCCAAGCAATGTAGTGGTGTACAATTTTTAGTCCATTGATCAATGAGTATATCATACACCACACCCAAAAATGAGCTATATTGATCATCTTCCAAGCCTTCATGCCGATATATTACTGCCTTCACCTTTTCTATCATTGAATCCCACATCTCATACACAAGATGAAGACAAAACTTATCTGTGTCGGCTATTCGTAGC
This genomic stretch from Quercus lobata isolate SW786 chromosome 3, ValleyOak3.0 Primary Assembly, whole genome shotgun sequence harbors:
- the LOC115981306 gene encoding uncharacterized protein LOC115981306, with translation MVVSDGGPVFIKAINWSGEFKDKHYIARVLKDAIKEIGHEKVVQVITDSANVMKTVGALIEGEFPKIFWTPCVVHTLNLVLKNICAAKNTEKNEVTYEECSWITHVANDASFIRVFIMNHSMRLAMFNEFCPLKLLQVADTRFASVVVMLKRLKLIKRYLQAMAISDQWVSYREDDVGKAQKVKDMILSDLWWDNIDYILEFTAPIYDMLRIADTDKFCLHLVYEMWDSMIEKVKAVIYRHEGLEDDQYSSFLGVVYDILIDQWTKNCTPLHCLAHSLNPKYYSIEWLSENPKRIPPHRDHEISMERSKCLERYFEDENDLTVVKFEFAKFSGGRNKMAPARAEDLVYVHSNLRLLSRRNEEYIHTTTKMYDIAGDSWNESDMHGRAGILENAALTLDELELEAIVIGNVNTSATTSESEARSEAIDLEDDDLCV